The window CAGTTTGCGCGCACCGAGGGCATCATTCCCGCGCCGGAGTCGGCCCACGCCATACGGGTCGCCGTGGACGAGGCGCTGGCCTGCAAGCAGAGCGGGCAGCGCAAGACCATCCTGTTCAATTTGTCCGGCCACGGCCACTTCGACATGTCGGCCTACGACGCCTATTTCAGCGGCAAGCTGGAGGACTACGCCTATCCGAAGGAGAAGGTGGAGGAGGCGCTGAAGCAGCTGCCCAAGGTGGCGGTCTAGGAACACGCGGACCCTCACCCCCTGTGTCCCCCGCTCCCTTCGCAAGGGAGCGGGGGAGGGAATAAAGGGCCAGGGGACACCCCTGGAACCCCGGCGGGGGACTCTGTCCCCTGCACTCCTGCGGCGGGGGGTGACAGAAAAGACGTCCGTAGAGTGGCGTAAATCATGTCATTCCGAGCGTCAGCGAGGAATCTCCCCGGAAGGGATGTCCTGCGGGGGAGACCCCTCGCTGCGCTCGGGGTGACACAATAACAACCGCTCGGCCAGCTTGTGTGAGAGCTGGGCGACCGACATTCGCAATATGCAAGCGTTACGGATTGCTTTTGAGGGGGATATTTGATGAACCTCCCGCCGTCGCTCCTTGTAGATTCCGCTAGTCTCGCAAGCGCGGTACAAGACTCTATCACAACTAGTCCTATAACACTCGCGCGGGAGGGTGCACCGGAGCGCTGGCTGGTAAGTCATATCGAAAACGCTATCAAGAGGCTCAACCTGCCTGCCATCATTGAGAAGGAGGTCAATTACCCAAGGAGTAAAGAACGCCTCGATATGGTTCTGAAATTCCA is drawn from Dehalococcoidia bacterium and contains these coding sequences:
- a CDS encoding TrpB-like pyridoxal-phosphate dependent enzyme (catalyzes the formation of L-tryptophan from indole and L-serine), whose protein sequence is QFARTEGIIPAPESAHAIRVAVDEALACKQSGQRKTILFNLSGHGHFDMSAYDAYFSGKLEDYAYPKEKVEEALKQLPKVAV